A genomic segment from Desulfonatronum lacustre DSM 10312 encodes:
- the plsY gene encoding glycerol-3-phosphate 1-O-acyltransferase PlsY produces the protein MLSILWLGMSYLIGAIPFGLLLTKMRGLPDPRLHGSKNMGATNVARVCGTCCGAMTLILDALKGLFAVGVAASFSDSWLFLSLTALAVLLGHMFSVFLDGKGGKGVATTVGIFLGLAFWPAVLALIVCLTVIKLGGYVSLGSLVLVTLMPIFMLLTESYSLLPVTLVIMALVYSRHKDNIQRLAQGEEQSWRCRA, from the coding sequence ATGTTGAGCATTTTATGGCTGGGCATGAGTTATCTGATCGGGGCCATTCCTTTCGGCCTGCTGTTGACCAAAATGCGCGGACTGCCCGACCCGCGGCTGCACGGCAGCAAAAACATGGGCGCGACCAACGTGGCCCGGGTTTGCGGCACATGCTGTGGCGCGATGACGCTGATCCTGGACGCCCTCAAAGGCCTTTTCGCCGTGGGCGTGGCCGCCTCCTTCAGCGACTCCTGGCTGTTCCTGTCCCTCACCGCCCTGGCCGTGCTCCTGGGGCACATGTTCTCCGTGTTTCTGGACGGCAAAGGCGGCAAAGGCGTGGCCACCACCGTGGGCATCTTTCTTGGACTGGCCTTCTGGCCGGCCGTATTGGCCCTGATCGTCTGTCTGACCGTAATCAAGCTGGGCGGGTACGTCTCCCTGGGCTCCCTGGTCCTGGTCACCCTGATGCCCATCTTCATGCTGCTGACCGAATCCTACAGCCTGCTTCCGGTGACCTTGGTCATCATGGCCCTGGTTTACTCGCGGCACAAGGACAACATCCAGCGCCTCGCCCAAGGCGAGGAACAATCCTGGAGATGCCGCGCCTAG
- a CDS encoding TRAP transporter permease, whose protein sequence is MTDQERTETTPRGVEHAVEPDTEGSRKKTRVRQSAEDMVAMVEAGAREPKHPVAAWIITLLCLAWSGFQLYLAYEPMNSHIARSWHLGFAICLAFLAYPAYKQYSPPMWVTWTRKMIPSFARRSIRTHIPIYDILLAILATAGALYIWWDYSGIITRMGLPSQLDIWMGVILVVLLLEAARRALGPALAVLAGIFLLYTIIGPHLPALLRHRGVPLDFIISDMYLTTTGIFGVPLGVSTDFVFLFVLFGALLDRAGGGKYFIDVAFSALGTFRGGPAKAAVMASGLTGLVSGSSIANTVTTGTFTIPLMKKVGFPAHKAAAIEVASSVNGQLMPPIMGAAAFIMAEIIGIPYLDVVRAALFPALIAYLALLYIVHLEALKMGIKALPRKELPKFGKTVLRGCHFIIPLGVLIFYLVIMRRSPIASALYAIESLVVIMLVQRPIIAFLSLGMHKRAGTLDPNIDLKRFLLTATWQGLHDVWSGMIMGARNMVSVGVATATAGIIVGVVTITGLVGRFITIIATLSMGNIVLMLVFTAITSLILGMGMPTTANYIIMATLTAPVIIQLGGDAGLIFPLIAAHLFVFYFGILADVTPPVGLAAYAGAAIARTDPIKTGVQGFAYSLRTGILPFIFLFNTELLMISGVTETGKVIWLEDPWYLTWVFFSGLIAMFAFASALQGWLVTRCNWLERLFLLSVCATTFRPGVFAAYLPFDRLGMQILGVAMYFSLFAWQMYRSKRTGGDAMTSPAC, encoded by the coding sequence ATGACCGATCAGGAACGTACCGAAACTACGCCGCGAGGCGTTGAGCACGCCGTCGAACCTGACACAGAGGGTTCGCGCAAGAAAACCCGGGTCCGTCAGTCCGCCGAAGACATGGTGGCCATGGTCGAAGCCGGGGCTCGGGAGCCGAAGCATCCAGTCGCTGCCTGGATCATCACCCTGTTGTGTCTGGCGTGGTCCGGATTTCAGTTGTATCTGGCCTATGAGCCGATGAACTCCCACATCGCCCGTTCCTGGCACCTGGGATTCGCCATCTGCCTCGCCTTTTTGGCCTACCCGGCCTACAAGCAGTACAGTCCGCCCATGTGGGTCACCTGGACCCGGAAGATGATTCCCAGCTTCGCCCGTCGCTCCATCCGGACGCATATCCCGATTTACGACATCCTGCTGGCCATTCTGGCCACGGCCGGGGCCCTGTACATCTGGTGGGACTACAGCGGGATCATCACCCGGATGGGCCTGCCTTCGCAGCTGGACATCTGGATGGGCGTGATCCTGGTCGTGCTGCTGCTGGAAGCGGCAAGGCGCGCTCTGGGGCCGGCCCTGGCAGTTCTGGCGGGCATTTTTTTGCTGTACACCATTATTGGTCCTCATTTGCCCGCGCTGTTGCGCCACCGGGGCGTTCCCCTGGATTTCATCATCAGCGACATGTACCTGACCACTACGGGCATTTTCGGCGTTCCTCTGGGCGTGTCCACGGACTTCGTGTTCTTGTTCGTCCTCTTCGGGGCTCTTCTGGACCGGGCCGGGGGGGGCAAATATTTCATCGACGTGGCCTTTTCAGCCCTGGGCACCTTCCGGGGCGGTCCGGCCAAGGCCGCGGTCATGGCCTCCGGGTTGACCGGCCTTGTTTCCGGCTCCTCCATCGCCAACACCGTGACCACCGGAACCTTCACCATTCCGCTGATGAAAAAGGTCGGCTTTCCGGCGCACAAGGCCGCGGCCATCGAAGTGGCTTCCTCGGTCAACGGGCAACTCATGCCGCCGATCATGGGCGCCGCGGCGTTCATCATGGCCGAGATCATCGGGATACCGTACCTGGACGTGGTTCGCGCGGCCTTGTTTCCGGCCCTGATCGCATATCTGGCCTTGCTGTACATCGTACACCTGGAGGCCCTGAAAATGGGCATCAAGGCCCTGCCGCGCAAGGAACTGCCCAAGTTCGGCAAGACCGTGCTCCGGGGCTGTCACTTCATCATTCCCCTGGGCGTGCTGATCTTTTATTTGGTGATCATGCGCCGTTCCCCCATCGCCTCGGCGCTGTACGCCATTGAGAGCCTGGTCGTGATCATGCTCGTCCAGCGGCCGATCATCGCCTTCCTGTCCCTGGGCATGCACAAGCGGGCCGGGACCCTGGACCCGAACATCGACCTGAAGCGCTTTTTGCTGACCGCCACCTGGCAGGGGCTGCACGATGTCTGGAGCGGGATGATCATGGGAGCGCGGAACATGGTTTCCGTGGGCGTGGCGACGGCCACGGCCGGGATCATCGTCGGCGTGGTGACCATCACCGGTTTGGTGGGTCGCTTCATCACCATCATCGCCACCCTGTCCATGGGCAACATCGTGCTTATGCTGGTCTTTACGGCCATCACCAGTCTGATCCTGGGCATGGGCATGCCCACCACGGCCAACTACATCATCATGGCCACGCTGACCGCGCCGGTGATCATCCAGCTCGGCGGAGACGCCGGATTGATCTTCCCGCTGATCGCGGCCCACTTGTTCGTTTTTTATTTCGGCATCCTGGCCGACGTGACTCCGCCGGTGGGCCTGGCGGCCTATGCCGGAGCGGCCATTGCCCGCACGGACCCGATCAAGACCGGGGTTCAAGGGTTCGCCTACAGCCTGCGTACGGGCATCCTGCCGTTCATCTTCCTGTTCAATACCGAGCTGTTGATGATTTCCGGGGTGACCGAAACCGGCAAGGTGATCTGGCTGGAGGATCCATGGTATCTGACCTGGGTTTTTTTCTCCGGTCTGATCGCCATGTTCGCCTTTGCCTCGGCCCTGCAAGGCTGGCTGGTCACGCGCTGCAACTGGCTGGAGCGGCTCTTCCTGCTGTCCGTCTGCGCCACCACCTTCCGCCCGGGCGTCTTCGCGGCCTACCTGCCCTTCGATCGTCTGGGCATGCAGATCCTCGGCGTGGCCATGTACTTCTCCCTGTTCGCGTGGCAGATGTACCGGTCGAAACGAACAGGCGGCGACGCCATGACTTCCCCGGCTTGTTGA
- a CDS encoding universal stress protein, whose translation MYKRILVPIDIQEGERTRKMSLERAAELCRFYDAKMFALTVVPDMGMPIVADYFPSDAGDKIVADAESLLHELVDAHIPDDIDVQHLVAQGSIYRRILRMAEKVEADLIIMPAHRIKLQDYLLGTNTSKVVRHAKCSVLVLRCES comes from the coding sequence ATGTACAAGCGCATCCTTGTTCCCATTGATATCCAGGAAGGCGAGCGCACCCGAAAGATGAGCCTTGAGCGCGCCGCCGAGTTATGCCGGTTTTATGATGCGAAGATGTTTGCCCTGACCGTGGTTCCGGACATGGGCATGCCCATCGTGGCCGACTACTTTCCCTCCGACGCCGGCGACAAGATCGTGGCCGACGCGGAAAGTCTCCTGCACGAGCTGGTGGACGCCCATATCCCCGACGACATCGACGTCCAGCACCTCGTGGCCCAGGGCTCCATCTATCGCCGGATTTTGCGTATGGCCGAAAAAGTCGAAGCCGACCTGATCATCATGCCCGCCCACCGCATCAAACTGCAAGACTACCTCCTCGGCACCAACACCTCCAAGGTCGTCCGCCACGCCAAGTGCTCGGTTCTCGTGTTGCGTTGCGAGAGCTGA
- a CDS encoding ribonuclease catalytic domain-containing protein — MTSSSPSSSPGPGSLVEYLQDNQVNLAVMLEEQGGRTRLFTQRGREMNLPAARLLPWHGPKYALPATRAENEERLARHLESRKALTESIDVMEIWSLAQGELDAAPLEWFADLLWEEPGPDQRSALGRVLLEAKTHFKFQPPSFLIYPEQTVLARLTEQEAAREHQELVAAGQDFFHHLWQIGVSKASGKTDASFPPPLESTATKLRELLLRRINQPEDPATDDLWRNLTKRIPDHPQQALLLAQAWGLVPAHHNYLLAQADYDWQDDWSREFLPEIQRLEEAVRGRVSPPAPLTLFSVDSPSTRDIDDAFALERTADQGFRLTLAIARPCLEWSWLSELDQAVSQRASSLYLLEGVSHMLPERLGIELFSLRQDVERPALLLELDLDPEARVRSIEPRLGWVRVHANTHYEQVEADILAGIEPFASAHVLAEMLRDHRIADNAVVFDQQDPHLKLVGEGAGIRVVREEKPASPKAQLLVSEFMVLANTRLAGWAREHEVPLLFRTQNVALPPGIGGCYTRPEDMYRLSRLLANAAIQTKPAPHASLGVSAYASITSPLRRYVDFINLAQVASRLDQGSARLTKRDLDAALPFWRARMEAVGRVQRTRSRYWKLEYLRQQSANDKIWGAILVDETPTQAVFSLPAEQVQVRAPKRLLGDKFLIGGNYGLRLGRIDPLLNEIKVVEIIDDQTEEKE; from the coding sequence TTGACCTCATCTTCCCCCTCCTCGTCCCCCGGCCCCGGCTCCCTGGTCGAATACCTGCAGGACAACCAGGTCAACCTGGCCGTGATGCTGGAGGAACAGGGCGGGCGAACCCGCCTGTTCACCCAGAGAGGCCGGGAAATGAACCTGCCGGCGGCCAGGCTCCTGCCCTGGCACGGTCCGAAGTATGCCCTCCCGGCCACCCGCGCTGAGAATGAAGAGCGGCTGGCCCGACACTTGGAATCCCGCAAGGCGTTGACCGAGTCCATCGACGTCATGGAGATCTGGAGCTTGGCCCAGGGCGAGTTGGACGCGGCCCCTTTGGAATGGTTCGCCGACCTGCTCTGGGAGGAACCCGGCCCGGATCAGCGTTCGGCCCTGGGTCGCGTTCTGCTGGAGGCCAAGACCCATTTCAAGTTTCAGCCGCCGTCGTTTCTGATCTATCCGGAACAAACCGTCCTCGCCCGGTTGACCGAACAGGAAGCGGCCCGTGAGCACCAGGAACTGGTTGCGGCCGGACAGGACTTTTTCCACCACTTGTGGCAAATCGGAGTTTCGAAAGCGTCCGGGAAAACCGATGCCTCCTTCCCGCCTCCTCTGGAATCCACGGCCACGAAACTCAGGGAACTGCTGCTGCGACGCATCAATCAGCCCGAGGACCCGGCCACGGACGACCTTTGGCGCAACCTGACCAAGCGCATCCCGGATCATCCCCAGCAAGCCCTGCTCCTGGCCCAAGCCTGGGGACTCGTACCGGCCCACCACAACTATCTGCTGGCCCAGGCTGACTACGATTGGCAAGACGACTGGAGCCGAGAATTCCTGCCGGAGATTCAGCGCTTGGAAGAAGCGGTCCGAGGCCGCGTCTCTCCTCCGGCCCCCCTGACGCTGTTCAGCGTGGACTCCCCGTCCACCCGGGACATCGACGACGCCTTCGCCCTGGAACGGACCGCGGACCAGGGATTCCGCCTGACCCTGGCCATCGCCCGGCCCTGTCTGGAATGGTCCTGGCTCTCGGAACTGGACCAGGCCGTGTCGCAACGGGCTTCCAGCCTCTATCTTCTCGAAGGCGTCAGCCACATGCTTCCGGAACGGTTGGGCATCGAGTTGTTCAGCCTGCGCCAGGACGTGGAGCGACCAGCCCTGCTTCTGGAATTGGACCTGGACCCCGAAGCCCGGGTCCGCTCCATCGAGCCGCGCCTGGGCTGGGTCCGGGTGCATGCCAATACGCACTACGAACAGGTGGAGGCGGACATCCTGGCCGGAATCGAACCCTTCGCCTCGGCCCATGTCCTGGCCGAGATGCTCCGCGACCACCGCATCGCCGACAACGCCGTGGTCTTTGATCAGCAGGACCCGCATCTGAAACTGGTCGGTGAAGGCGCGGGCATCCGAGTCGTTCGGGAGGAAAAGCCGGCCTCGCCCAAGGCTCAGCTCCTGGTCAGCGAATTCATGGTCCTGGCCAACACGCGGCTGGCCGGATGGGCGCGGGAGCACGAAGTTCCCCTGCTTTTCCGGACCCAGAACGTCGCCCTTCCACCGGGTATCGGCGGGTGCTACACGCGACCGGAAGACATGTACCGCCTGTCCCGCCTGCTGGCCAACGCCGCCATCCAGACCAAGCCCGCGCCCCACGCCAGCCTCGGCGTCTCGGCCTACGCCTCCATCACCTCGCCGTTGCGGCGCTACGTGGATTTCATCAACCTGGCCCAGGTGGCTTCCCGACTGGACCAGGGATCGGCCCGGTTGACCAAGCGGGACCTGGACGCCGCACTCCCCTTTTGGCGGGCCAGGATGGAGGCGGTGGGCCGAGTGCAACGAACCCGGTCGCGCTACTGGAAACTGGAGTATTTACGCCAACAAAGCGCCAACGACAAAATTTGGGGCGCGATTTTAGTGGACGAAACACCGACTCAGGCGGTATTCTCTTTGCCCGCCGAGCAGGTACAGGTCCGAGCGCCCAAGCGCCTGCTGGGGGACAAGTTTCTCATCGGTGGAAACTACGGCCTCCGCCTGGGAAGGATTGATCCATTACTAAATGAAATCAAGGTTGTGGAGATTATTGATGATCAAACCGAGGAAAAGGAGTAG